The proteins below are encoded in one region of Paenisporosarcina cavernae:
- a CDS encoding transcription repressor NadR — translation MKKKPGDVRREKILEILTTAVNPIKGVELATQTGVSRQIIVGDITLLKAKDIPIVATSQGYILLPEQSDQPHFVKQIACHHGPADSKEELYTLVDAGVTVMDVTVEHPVYGEINASIMVSNRVEVDDFIREVEQSGASFLSELTGGIHLHKIAANKEQSIHIAIKEMRRKGFLAEDVY, via the coding sequence ATGAAAAAAAAACCTGGTGATGTAAGACGGGAGAAAATTTTAGAAATTTTAACAACAGCAGTTAATCCGATTAAAGGTGTCGAACTTGCCACCCAAACTGGAGTAAGTCGTCAAATAATTGTTGGGGATATCACCTTACTAAAAGCGAAAGATATTCCAATAGTAGCGACTAGTCAAGGCTATATTTTATTGCCAGAGCAATCCGATCAACCTCATTTTGTTAAACAAATTGCTTGTCATCACGGACCAGCGGATTCGAAAGAAGAGTTATACACGTTAGTAGACGCTGGAGTAACAGTAATGGATGTTACTGTTGAACATCCTGTTTACGGGGAAATCAATGCCTCTATCATGGTCTCGAACCGTGTTGAGGTAGATGATTTTATACGAGAAGTGGAACAATCAGGTGCAAGCTTTCTATCCGAATTAACGGGTGGTATCCATTTGCATAAAATAGCGGCCAATAAAGAACAATCCATCCATATCGCTATAAAAGAAATGCGACGAAAAGGGTTTTTAGCTGAAGACGTCTATTAA
- the pheA gene encoding prephenate dehydratase, protein MEKEQWQYRIGYLGPEASFTHVAANALYSNELLVPYPTISDCMDAVEQQEVDFAVVPIENALEGTVAITLDYLYHDVQLKVEHEILSPIAQHLLCHPANEKDFLQATSILSHSHAIAQCHKYLASRFRGVPHEISASTAAAAKHISQHPSQNSLAIANEFAAKKYGLTIVERNIHDFHLNHTRFFVLSKTPSTNRLEEPKTTWMILLPEDERSGALHQVLSVFAWRKLNLSKIESRPLKTGIGHYFFVIDLLEHESHPMMFGALEELKMLGCEVKSLGSYHVTKINP, encoded by the coding sequence TTGGAAAAAGAGCAGTGGCAATATCGTATAGGTTATTTAGGACCAGAAGCATCTTTTACGCATGTAGCAGCAAATGCTCTTTATTCCAATGAGTTGCTCGTTCCTTATCCAACCATATCTGATTGTATGGATGCAGTGGAGCAACAAGAAGTAGATTTTGCTGTCGTGCCGATTGAAAATGCTCTCGAGGGTACAGTTGCTATAACACTTGATTATTTATATCATGATGTTCAACTGAAAGTAGAACATGAAATTCTTTCTCCTATTGCCCAACATTTACTATGTCATCCTGCTAATGAAAAAGATTTTTTGCAGGCGACATCTATTTTGTCGCATTCGCACGCAATCGCACAATGTCATAAATACTTGGCAAGTCGTTTCCGTGGTGTGCCACATGAAATTTCTGCGTCAACTGCAGCTGCTGCAAAACACATCTCTCAACATCCAAGTCAAAACTCTCTTGCCATTGCTAATGAATTTGCAGCAAAGAAGTATGGACTGACGATTGTAGAACGAAATATTCACGATTTTCATTTAAATCATACCCGATTTTTTGTGTTGTCGAAAACACCTTCTACAAATAGGTTAGAAGAACCTAAAACAACGTGGATGATTTTGCTTCCTGAGGATGAACGTTCGGGTGCTTTGCATCAAGTATTGTCGGTGTTCGCTTGGAGAAAACTTAATTTATCCAAGATTGAATCACGGCCATTAAAAACCGGAATAGGTCACTATTTCTTTGTCATCGATCTTCTCGAACATGAATCGCATCCAATGATGTTTGGAGCATTAGAAGAACTAAAAATGCTAGGCTGTGAGGTTAAATCATTGGGGAGTTATCATGTTACCAAAATCAATCCATAA
- the obgE gene encoding GTPase ObgE, with the protein MFVDHVKIYIKGGDGGDGMVAFRREKYVPNGGPAGGDGGRGGNVIFEVEEGLRTLMDFRYKRHFKANRGEHGMSKGMHGRGAEDLIVKVPPGTVVMTEDGTILADLVEHGQQAVVAKGGRGGRGNSRFATPQNPAPELSEKGEPGQELDVVLELKVLADVGLVGFPSVGKSTLLSVVSAAKPKIAEYHFTTIVPNLGMVQTEDGRSFAMADLPGLIEGASEGVGLGHQFLRHIERTRVIVHVVDMSAMEGRDPYDDYITINEELKNYNLRLTERPQLVVANKMDMPGAEENLEAFKEKIGADIKIFPISAISRKGLSELLFAIADLLEVTGEFLLHEVQEESDKSVMYKFESERDGFEITRDDDGAYVLSGSSIERLFKMTDFSREDTIRRFARQLRGMGVDEALRERGAKDGDTVRLLEFEFEFIE; encoded by the coding sequence ATGTTTGTCGATCACGTCAAGATATATATAAAAGGTGGAGACGGCGGAGACGGTATGGTAGCGTTTCGTCGAGAAAAGTATGTTCCTAATGGTGGCCCAGCTGGTGGTGATGGTGGCCGTGGAGGAAATGTAATATTTGAAGTGGAAGAAGGATTACGTACATTAATGGATTTCCGCTATAAACGACATTTCAAAGCAAATCGCGGAGAGCATGGTATGAGTAAGGGAATGCATGGTAGAGGAGCAGAAGATTTAATTGTCAAAGTTCCTCCGGGTACTGTCGTCATGACAGAAGATGGAACGATTCTTGCAGACCTTGTAGAACATGGTCAGCAAGCAGTTGTTGCAAAAGGCGGTCGTGGAGGTAGAGGTAACTCACGGTTTGCTACTCCTCAAAATCCCGCACCTGAGTTATCTGAAAAAGGAGAGCCAGGTCAAGAATTAGATGTGGTATTAGAACTTAAAGTGTTAGCGGATGTTGGCCTAGTTGGCTTTCCAAGCGTAGGTAAATCCACACTTTTATCTGTCGTTTCTGCGGCTAAACCTAAAATTGCGGAATATCATTTTACAACGATTGTGCCGAATCTAGGAATGGTACAAACAGAAGATGGGCGTAGCTTCGCTATGGCAGATTTGCCAGGGTTAATCGAAGGAGCAAGTGAGGGTGTTGGACTCGGACATCAATTCTTACGTCATATCGAACGAACGCGAGTAATCGTCCATGTAGTGGATATGTCCGCTATGGAAGGGCGCGATCCGTACGATGATTATATAACTATTAATGAAGAGTTGAAAAACTATAATTTGCGTCTAACGGAACGTCCACAGTTAGTCGTCGCAAATAAAATGGATATGCCGGGTGCGGAAGAAAATTTGGAAGCTTTCAAAGAAAAAATTGGAGCAGACATAAAAATTTTCCCGATTTCTGCAATTTCGCGTAAAGGTCTTTCTGAGTTACTGTTTGCGATTGCAGATTTACTGGAAGTTACAGGTGAATTCCTTCTGCATGAAGTACAGGAAGAATCAGATAAATCGGTTATGTACAAGTTTGAATCAGAACGTGACGGATTTGAAATTACTCGTGACGACGATGGTGCATACGTGTTAAGTGGATCATCTATTGAGCGCTTATTTAAAATGACTGATTTCTCTCGTGAAGACACGATTCGTCGTTTTGCTCGCCAACTTCGTGGAATGGGTGTAGATGAAGCCCTTCGCGAACGTGGTGCAAAAGATGGCGATACAGTTCGACTACTTGAGTTTGAATTTGAATTTATCGAGTAA
- a CDS encoding Spo0B domain-containing protein, whose translation MYKRLTVNEALRFAKHDFLNQLQLIQMNLDLGRVDEAKRIISTYTKSSQEAVSLKKLGLPVLLEWFQTVNWRFPAFDFAFEMTITHPIEESHDQPFVSFFESILQQMNNVIDPYTEQKVTFQLVQHNASFTVNVIFEGKWEQWTETPFECKDCQIRQKLDGFTYREIQLLMETGGN comes from the coding sequence ATGTACAAGAGATTAACGGTAAACGAAGCTTTGCGTTTCGCAAAGCATGACTTTCTCAATCAGTTACAGCTCATTCAAATGAATCTCGACCTAGGTCGTGTGGATGAGGCAAAACGGATCATTTCAACCTACACAAAATCTTCACAAGAAGCTGTTTCACTAAAAAAACTTGGCTTACCAGTTCTATTAGAATGGTTCCAAACAGTGAATTGGCGATTTCCAGCATTTGATTTTGCGTTTGAAATGACAATTACACATCCAATCGAAGAATCGCACGATCAACCTTTCGTGTCTTTTTTTGAATCAATTTTACAACAAATGAACAACGTAATTGATCCGTACACAGAGCAAAAAGTTACGTTTCAACTGGTACAACACAATGCTTCTTTTACCGTTAATGTGATTTTTGAAGGAAAATGGGAACAATGGACGGAGACACCTTTTGAATGCAAGGACTGTCAAATACGACAAAAGCTAGATGGCTTCACTTACAGAGAAATTCAATTATTAATGGAAACAGGAGGTAACTAA
- the rpmA gene encoding 50S ribosomal protein L27, with protein sequence MLRLDLQFFASKKGVGSTKNGRDSQSKRLGAKRADGQHVSGGSILYRQRGTKIYPGLNVGRGGDDTLFAKVDGVVRFERLGRDKKQVSVYPVAQEA encoded by the coding sequence ATGTTACGATTAGATCTTCAGTTTTTCGCATCGAAAAAAGGGGTAGGTTCGACAAAAAACGGACGCGATTCCCAATCTAAACGCCTTGGCGCTAAACGCGCTGATGGTCAACACGTATCAGGTGGTTCAATTTTATACCGTCAACGCGGTACAAAAATTTATCCAGGTTTGAACGTTGGCCGTGGTGGAGATGATACTTTATTCGCTAAAGTTGATGGTGTAGTACGTTTTGAACGTCTTGGCCGCGACAAAAAGCAAGTAAGTGTATATCCAGTTGCTCAAGAAGCTTAA
- a CDS encoding ribosomal-processing cysteine protease Prp: MIKVNVTKNQSGLITSFEMSGHANFAVHGSDLVCAAASAVSFGSVNAIASLTKTIPVVKQGQEGGYLFVTLPASLDQEEQEKIQLLLNAMIVSLQTIEHDYGKYIKITFQT; encoded by the coding sequence ATGATTAAAGTTAACGTCACAAAAAATCAATCTGGTCTCATTACTTCGTTCGAAATGTCTGGACATGCTAATTTTGCGGTTCATGGTAGCGATCTCGTATGCGCGGCAGCATCTGCGGTTTCTTTTGGAAGCGTAAATGCGATTGCAAGTCTCACGAAAACGATACCAGTCGTAAAACAAGGTCAAGAAGGTGGATATCTTTTTGTTACCCTACCAGCAAGTTTAGATCAGGAAGAACAAGAAAAAATTCAACTTTTGTTGAACGCTATGATTGTTTCTTTACAAACGATTGAACATGATTACGGTAAATATATAAAAATTACCTTCCAAACCTAG
- the rplU gene encoding 50S ribosomal protein L21: MYAIIETGGKQIKVEKGQEIYIEKLAVDADEVVTFDKVLFVGGDDVKVGVPFVEGAAVKAKAIKHGRGKKITVFKYKSKKNYRRKQGHRQPYTKLVIEDITL; the protein is encoded by the coding sequence ATGTACGCAATTATTGAAACTGGTGGTAAACAAATCAAAGTGGAAAAAGGTCAAGAAATCTACATCGAGAAATTGGCTGTAGACGCTGACGAAGTTGTCACTTTTGACAAAGTGTTATTCGTAGGTGGAGATGACGTGAAAGTAGGCGTTCCATTCGTGGAAGGTGCTGCTGTTAAAGCGAAAGCTATTAAACATGGTCGTGGTAAAAAAATCACAGTCTTCAAATACAAATCAAAAAAGAACTATCGTCGTAAACAAGGTCACCGTCAACCTTATACAAAACTAGTGATCGAAGATATCACGTTGTAA
- the minD gene encoding septum site-determining protein MinD, with product MGEAIVITSGKGGVGKTTTTANLGTALALQGKKVCLIDTDIGLRNLDVVLGLENRIIYDLVDVVEGRCKVHQALVKDKRFDDKLFLLPAAQTTDKSAVNPEQMKNLVTELKREYDYVVIDCPAGIEQGFKNAIAGADRAIVVTTPEISAVRDADRIIGLLEKEDIEPPKLIINRIRQHLMNTGDALDVNEITTHLSIDLLGIVADDENVISSSNKGEPVVMDPSNRAALGYRNIARRILGESVPLMSMAQERKGVMGKLKSIFSK from the coding sequence GTGGGTGAAGCGATCGTAATAACTTCAGGTAAGGGTGGCGTCGGAAAAACGACGACAACGGCGAACCTAGGAACTGCATTGGCTCTTCAAGGAAAGAAAGTGTGTCTAATTGATACCGACATCGGTTTGCGAAATTTAGATGTAGTGCTTGGCCTTGAAAATCGTATCATTTATGATTTGGTTGACGTCGTAGAAGGACGTTGTAAAGTGCATCAAGCGTTAGTAAAAGACAAACGCTTTGACGATAAATTATTTTTATTACCAGCTGCTCAAACGACAGATAAAAGTGCTGTGAATCCTGAGCAGATGAAAAATCTTGTGACAGAGTTAAAACGAGAATATGATTATGTAGTCATTGACTGTCCTGCAGGGATCGAGCAAGGCTTTAAAAATGCAATTGCTGGGGCAGATCGCGCAATTGTTGTAACAACGCCAGAGATATCTGCCGTGCGGGATGCAGATCGTATCATTGGTTTACTGGAGAAAGAAGATATTGAACCTCCAAAGTTAATCATTAACCGAATTCGTCAACATTTGATGAATACGGGTGATGCATTAGATGTGAATGAAATTACAACGCATTTAAGCATTGATTTACTCGGTATTGTTGCAGACGACGAAAATGTTATTTCTTCTTCTAATAAGGGAGAGCCAGTGGTAATGGATCCGTCGAATCGAGCTGCATTGGGTTATCGCAATATCGCTCGTAGAATTTTAGGCGAATCGGTTCCCTTAATGTCCATGGCACAAGAGCGTAAAGGTGTTATGGGGAAATTAAAGTCCATTTTCTCTAAGTAA
- the minC gene encoding septum site-determining protein MinC — MTKKNLVSIKGTKDGLVLRLDDQCAYTDVLQELSGKVSDSGLDGKAEVLLQLGHRYCSEEQVKELISIIHRSPHLRVSKVQSDVITMEESNRRLLEGQSETYIGIVRSGQVVQAEGDLVVVGDVNPNGRVTAGGSIYVLGRLKGIAHAGSSGNKLSVIAASWLEATHLMIADKMETMTDELAVLSEQPEMECAYIHSNGSIAIDRLQELRNIRPELSTFKGGY, encoded by the coding sequence TTGACGAAAAAAAATCTTGTATCGATTAAAGGTACGAAAGATGGTTTGGTGCTAAGACTAGACGATCAATGTGCGTATACAGACGTTTTACAAGAATTGTCGGGTAAAGTCTCCGATTCGGGGCTTGATGGAAAAGCGGAAGTATTACTTCAACTAGGACATCGTTATTGCTCGGAAGAACAGGTGAAAGAGCTAATTTCCATTATTCATCGATCTCCTCATCTTCGCGTTTCTAAAGTGCAGAGCGATGTTATTACGATGGAAGAAAGCAATCGTAGACTATTAGAAGGTCAGTCTGAAACATATATTGGAATCGTTCGATCGGGACAAGTGGTGCAAGCAGAAGGCGATTTAGTCGTTGTCGGCGATGTAAACCCGAATGGCAGAGTGACAGCGGGTGGAAGTATTTATGTACTTGGACGATTAAAAGGAATCGCGCATGCAGGCTCTTCAGGGAATAAGCTTTCAGTGATTGCCGCATCTTGGCTAGAAGCTACTCATTTAATGATAGCGGATAAAATGGAAACGATGACAGATGAACTGGCCGTATTATCTGAACAACCAGAAATGGAATGTGCTTACATACACTCTAATGGGTCAATTGCGATTGATCGATTACAAGAACTACGAAACATACGACCGGAATTGTCAACGTTTAAAGGAGGATACTAA
- the mreD gene encoding rod shape-determining protein MreD: MIRWIVPAIAVVLFYLEPVFGLFSPIKIEEEYFSLIPRFAIMYLIFISIYYNTRRAMIYALFFGLLYDMFFIDIIGLYAFLYPLMCLVAAFIVRYVHQHLFVTTILTLVLVAGLEFLLYQFYSLIGQTDVSMHVFLRTRLMPTMIANSLFLFLLGWAFKYLISARHLQRTNQLT, translated from the coding sequence ATGATTCGTTGGATCGTCCCTGCTATTGCGGTAGTTTTATTTTACTTAGAGCCTGTGTTTGGATTATTCTCGCCAATTAAAATTGAGGAAGAGTATTTTTCTTTAATACCACGTTTTGCCATTATGTATCTTATTTTTATCTCCATTTATTACAATACTCGTAGAGCGATGATCTATGCTCTATTTTTTGGCCTATTGTATGATATGTTTTTCATTGATATTATTGGATTGTATGCTTTTTTATATCCTTTAATGTGCTTAGTGGCAGCATTTATCGTGCGATATGTCCACCAGCATTTATTTGTCACAACAATCTTGACATTAGTGCTTGTTGCGGGACTAGAGTTTTTGTTATATCAGTTTTATTCGTTAATCGGTCAAACGGATGTGTCTATGCACGTTTTCCTAAGAACGCGATTAATGCCAACGATGATAGCGAATTCTCTGTTTTTATTCCTTTTGGGATGGGCATTTAAGTATTTAATATCTGCAAGACATCTACAAAGAACAAATCAATTAACGTAA
- the mreC gene encoding rod shape-determining protein MreC, translating into MPQFFSNKRLILLLVGFIFLVALISFSLRDRDHASLPEQIVKDVVGFGQSLFAKPTHYIMGMFDNVDSILSTYDENKQLKERLDEFAKLQAEVNVLASENSRLREIVDKEEDLRAYDPIQATVIARNPDQWEEKVILDKGTVHGIEENMAVITAQGLIGKVIITTPFTSTIELLSTNNPNYRVSALIAGKKEVFGLIEGYDEERRELVLKRIDSADEVKVGEKVISSGLGGIFPKGLPIGEVTEVTTDDYGLTKLAYVKPSADFALLDHVMIVKRLMPTANGVDGQFIDTETTDSEGTKK; encoded by the coding sequence ATGCCACAGTTTTTTTCAAACAAGCGATTAATCCTCTTATTAGTTGGATTTATCTTCCTCGTGGCATTAATCAGTTTCTCTTTAAGAGATCGAGATCACGCTTCTCTACCAGAACAAATTGTGAAAGATGTTGTTGGCTTTGGACAATCGCTATTTGCAAAGCCAACACATTACATAATGGGAATGTTCGACAATGTTGATTCAATTTTGTCTACATACGATGAAAACAAACAGTTAAAAGAGAGATTAGATGAATTTGCGAAACTTCAAGCAGAAGTGAATGTCCTAGCTTCTGAAAACAGTCGACTAAGAGAAATTGTGGATAAAGAGGAAGATCTTCGTGCGTATGATCCGATTCAAGCAACCGTTATTGCTCGAAATCCCGATCAGTGGGAAGAAAAAGTGATTTTGGATAAAGGAACAGTTCATGGCATTGAAGAGAATATGGCGGTTATTACTGCACAAGGTTTAATCGGGAAGGTAATTATTACGACTCCTTTTACATCAACTATTGAGTTGCTTTCTACCAATAATCCGAATTACCGAGTTTCCGCCTTGATTGCAGGAAAAAAAGAAGTGTTTGGTTTAATAGAAGGCTATGATGAGGAAAGACGAGAACTTGTGTTAAAACGAATCGATTCTGCGGATGAAGTGAAAGTGGGAGAAAAAGTTATTTCTTCAGGTTTAGGTGGAATTTTTCCAAAAGGGTTACCTATAGGAGAAGTCACAGAAGTTACGACAGACGATTACGGTTTAACAAAGCTAGCCTATGTGAAACCTTCTGCTGATTTTGCATTGTTGGATCATGTGATGATCGTGAAACGCTTAATGCCAACTGCAAATGGAGTGGATGGTCAATTTATTGATACGGAAACCACTGATAGTGAGGGGACGAAAAAATGA
- a CDS encoding rod shape-determining protein, which translates to MFGFGSKDVGIDLGTANTLVFIKGKGIVLRQPSVVAKNTLTGDIVAVGDDARNMIGRTPGSVVAIRPMKDGVIADFDITSSMIQYYLKEALKSSGSSFKKPSVMICVPYGITSVERRAVIDAARQAGAREALTIEEPFAAAIGSDLPVWEPTGSMVVDIGGGTTEVAVISLGGIVTSESVRVAGDAMDQAIVSYIRKTYNLTIGERTAESIKMEIGSARVVGDGDRMDIRGRDLLTGLPKTIEITSKEIAEALRESISAIIDGVKKTLEQTPPELSADIMERGIVLTGGGALLKNLDRVISDETHMPVFIADNPLDCVAIGTGKALDHMNEIRQQMR; encoded by the coding sequence GTGTTTGGATTTGGATCAAAAGATGTCGGGATTGACCTTGGCACAGCGAATACATTGGTATTTATTAAAGGAAAAGGGATCGTATTACGTCAACCATCTGTGGTTGCGAAAAATACATTAACGGGTGACATTGTTGCCGTTGGTGACGATGCGCGAAATATGATTGGACGAACTCCAGGCTCTGTTGTAGCTATTCGCCCGATGAAAGATGGCGTTATCGCGGATTTTGATATTACATCTAGTATGATTCAATACTATTTAAAAGAAGCGTTGAAATCCTCCGGGAGTTCGTTTAAAAAACCAAGCGTGATGATTTGTGTTCCTTACGGAATTACTTCTGTCGAGCGACGCGCAGTTATTGATGCGGCTAGACAAGCTGGCGCAAGAGAAGCACTTACGATTGAAGAACCATTTGCAGCGGCAATTGGGTCGGATTTACCTGTTTGGGAACCAACAGGAAGTATGGTCGTTGATATTGGTGGAGGAACGACAGAGGTTGCAGTTATTTCACTTGGTGGGATTGTAACTAGTGAGTCTGTTCGAGTCGCTGGTGATGCGATGGATCAAGCTATCGTTAGCTATATCCGTAAAACCTATAATTTAACAATCGGTGAGCGAACTGCTGAGTCGATCAAGATGGAAATAGGTTCTGCTCGTGTCGTTGGTGACGGAGATCGTATGGATATTCGCGGACGTGATTTATTGACTGGTCTCCCAAAAACGATTGAAATCACTTCTAAAGAAATTGCAGAAGCTCTTCGAGAGTCTATCTCTGCAATTATTGATGGCGTAAAGAAAACGTTGGAACAAACTCCTCCAGAATTATCAGCTGATATTATGGAACGTGGTATTGTTTTGACAGGTGGCGGAGCACTATTGAAAAACTTAGATCGAGTAATTAGTGACGAGACACATATGCCTGTATTTATCGCAGATAATCCACTTGATTGTGTAGCTATTGGAACAGGTAAAGCGTTAGATCATATGAATGAAATACGTCAACAAATGAGATAA